A single region of the Triticum dicoccoides isolate Atlit2015 ecotype Zavitan chromosome 2B, WEW_v2.0, whole genome shotgun sequence genome encodes:
- the LOC119365079 gene encoding eukaryotic translation initiation factor 4G-like, translated as MYRNQFRPDRFNDNTNAARRTGRGCIGGTHHWVVSGGRGSAAPGTRLRSPPNRSGRPGTVQQYRPRSPASVVPQGNATNYTPVVSAADEHAEPVNPGSLESQKSSNAPDQSDVVNLESAEGARAEDSSVLTIHSEGYSSSAFTLQFGTLSPGVITKQCIPCSTSAPPDLNEKKHEKCQAHRGLLSDEPNVVSMPSAGEQQKQETKDNLIICSQTDSIDTYDSVPAMVSSNSCVLADPELPHTPGLYYVAPAEKVSTDSCKVFPRNPSFPTHQQWQKQDTRKDASQSDTMHKYPASNPKMTVQIPPPYTPSMAPPSFMLPVNGRPLPAAFQQKQPQVPVEFRGQGVPMGNVPHVPPFFVHGAQARALQPPAFVHQGQGLGCAPPACPHLPQLGNMRITQELPQQQARSCDEQKRPVRITHPDTHEELMLDRRGHSYIDAASGAMPLHHMNQLAQPVTSFPPLHEVYYRPNMYNTGHIYLPTTNAVPASNRQMCPRMQTPRHSLDPNINNQAVTSISPPMQNPWLGASSRLPTNLRSASEVSSSKGLLPSDVSFPCQGALKPPTIFLAENNELSSQTSTPTCAAETPTLLRYSVESALSSQQRVHKLGLEISPQPEKLVSEANLKLPDATSGLSCSTSPQSVLTQQAQTGSALVDRVTSIAGPQNISAYKLTSVCVASGTSSVEAKLESSAVPSATSSSGAKGQLYHIVPQSEIFLDTESKNSKYDGNSILGKPPLMYTQETLPPKSPTTSISTESLKARVNHVPLPETSEANCSAPLQMQDMMREEHTVNAEVTCSKSKAEQVDMTMHMPGASSGSGNGTDVSKLVNVPTCAESGDLHLSLHIGNVSPSDKNNGSSSDVQIGSCSLNDSIQDNENIPMTMAIASNSSSAHKEIERGSIDSVVSNQCSVAAASMVKTKKPVLEAAKPKTMHGRRKKRKEILPKSFDSAEEVVQSSSTVDKEICALDAEMGSSAGSNDNQNKNDIFDWEGDMEISRDNYGYGQKRYSRDFLLTFAQSCVNLPEGFKIGSDIHDAIINVGSEHNPNRERTKDRVSTISQANRHMGSNKLNDNNWRKLHPPFSGRDPLSGRGSSRNGSQNQLPNQYNGEILSRAMKEVACQRSMSRGSVDQRWQHRTNQAMSSPSQVSMPVMHKAEKKYEIGKVSDEEEVKQRQLKAILNKLTPQNFEKLFEQVKALNIDNIITLSGVISQIFDKALMEPTFCEMYASFCFSLAGELPNFVKDDEKITFKRLLLNKCQEEFERGEREQAEAEKAEEEGGMKQSENEREEKRLRARRRMLGNIRLIGELYKKKMLTERIMHECIKKLLGEYQHPDEEDLEALCKLMSTIGEMIDHIRAKVHMDFYFDIIHKLSANSKLSSRIRFMLEDVIDLRNNKWRQRRKVEGPKKIEEVRRDAVKQKMSQSTRVGSSPNYNSSASSISSSARPGPPPDYGVRGSSASHGSSQVRVYGSQNVNLDTRYQTSNRAMSVPLHQRRSDKSIRLSPQGDLGREMSICGKPPASNDILPEVPLNSHHGQTLKSSRQSSFTGSTSNQTNYQATAGAPKIQSWGTADHALPILVTTASPVGQMHTPSTAMNDICYEAIILPEEILQEKAILTIKEFYSAKDEKEVGLCMKELNAPSFYPSLVSLWINDSFERKDLERELLAKLLVNLCKSQESLLSQTVLLQGFQNVLSTLEDAVTDAPKATEFLGRIFAKVILEDVLSLTEIGVLLQDGGEEPASDQRLASEVLGSMLESIRVERGDSAVDEIRARSNPHPENLRQPGLCA; from the exons GGTCATTGGAGAGTCAGAAATCTTCCAATGCGCCTGATCAAAGTGACGTTGTGAACTTAGAGTCTGCTGAAGGAGCCAGAGCAGAGGATTCTTCGGTGCTAACAATACACTCAGAAG GGTATTCATCAAGTGCATTTACTCTTCAGTTTGGAACTTTAAGCCCAGGAGTCATCACCAAACAA TGTATTCCCTGCTCAACCTCGGCTCCTCCAGACCTGAATGAGAAGAAACATGAAAAG TGTCAGGCACACCGTGGACTATTATCTGACGAGCCTAATGTCGTGTCCATGCCATCTGCCGGAGAGCagcaaaagcaagaaacaaaagatAACTTGATTATCTGTAGTCAAACTGATTCGATCGACACGTATGATAGTGTGCCTGCTATGGTTTCATCTAATTCCTGTGTACTAGCTGATCCTGAATTGCCTCATACACCAGGGCTGTATTATGTTGCTCCAGCCGAAAAA GTTTCTACGGATTCATGCAAGGTGTTCCCTCGAAATCCGTCTTTCCCAACGCATCAGCAGTGGCAAAAACAAGACACAAGGAAAGACGCTAGCCAATCTGATACTATGCACAAATATCCTGCTTCGAATCCCAAGATGACCGTGCAGATTCCACCCCCGTATACTCCCAGCATGGCACCACCATCGTTTATGCTTCCAGTAAATGGAAGGCCGCTGCCTGCGGCTTTTCAGCAGAAACAACCTCAAGTGCCTGTTGAATTCAGGGGCCAGGGTGTGCCGATGGGTAATGTGCCTCATGTACCACCATTTTTTGTTCATGGCGCTCAGGCTCGCGCATTGCAACCGCCAGCCTTCGTTCACCAAGGACAGGGTCTGGGATGTGCACCTCCAGCTTGTCCTCACCTTCCTCAACTGGGCAACATGAGGATTACGCAAGAGTTACCGCAGCAGCAAGCAAGAAGTTGTGATGAACAAAAGAGACCTGTCAGGATTACCCACCCAGACACACACGAAGAACTCATGCTGGATAGACGTGGTCATTCCTATATAGATGCTGCTTCTGGAGCGATGCCTCTGCATCATATGAACCAGCTAGCTCAGCCTGTCACGTCATTTCCGCCCCTTCATGAGGTGTATTACCGGCCGAACATGTACAATACAGGACATATCTATCTTCCTACCACCAATGCTGTGCCTGCTTCAAACAGGCAAATGTGCCCCAGAATGCAGACCCCAAGGCATAGCTTAGACCCCAATATTAACAACCAGGCAGTTACTTCTATCAGTCCTCCTATGCAAAACCCATGGCTTGGTGCTAGTTCTAGGCTACCCACCAATTTACGTTCTGCTTCAGAAGTCTCCAGTTCGAAAGGCTTGCTGCCATCTGACGTATCTTTTCCATGTCAAGGTGCACTAAAGCCACCCACTATCTTCCTTGCTGAAAATAATGAGTTATCATCTCAGACAAGCACACCTACCTGCGCAGCAGAAACTCCCACGTTGTTACGGTATTCTGTTGAATCTGCTTTGTCAAGTCAGCAGAGAGTCCACAAGCTTGGGCTGGAAATTTCTCCTCAGCCTGAAAAGTTGGTTTCAGAAGCAAATCTCAAACTTCCAGATGCAACATCTGGTCTAAGTTGCAGTACTAGTCCTCAGTCAGTTTTAACCCAGCAAGCACAGACTGGTTCAGCTTTAGTAGATCGTGTTACATCAATTGCCGGACCTCAAAATATCTCGGCCTACAAATTAACCTCGGTGTGTGTAGCAAGTGGTACCTCTTCTGTTGAAGCAAAATTGGAATCATCAGCAGTACCATCAGCAACTTCATCATCTGGTGCAAAGGGCCAGCTATATCATATTGTGCCACAATCTGAAATATTTCTGGATACTGAGAGTAAGAATTCCAAATACGATGGCAATAGCATTTTAGGGAAGCCACCGCTGATGTATACACAGGAAACTCTGCCACCAAAGTCTCCAACAACTAGTATATCTACTGAAAGTCTTAAGGCCAGAGTTAATCATGTTCCTTTGCCAGAAACTTCTGAAGCAAATTGTTCAGCTCCTTtgcaaatgcaagatatgatgagAGAAGAACACACGGTAAATGCTGAGGTGACATGCTCCAAGTCTAAGGCAGAACAAGTTGACATGACCATGCATATGCCAGGTGCTTCTTCTGGATCGGGCAATGGTACTGATGTTAGTAAATTGGTGAATGTTCCTACATGTGCTGAATCGGGCGATTTGCATCTCTCATTACACATTGGCAATGTTTCACCATCAGATAAAAACAATGGATCTTCATCAGATGTTCAAATTGGATCATGTTCTCTGAATGATAGTATACAAGACAATGAGAATATTCCCATGACTATGGCTATTGCATCCAATTCAAGTAGCGCTCACAAAGAGATTGAACGTGGAAGTATTGATTCAGTGGTGTCGAATCAATGCTCTGTTGCTGCTGCTTCAATGGTGAAAACAAAGAAACCTGTCTTGGAAGCAGCCAAACCCAAAACTATGCatggaagaagaaaaaagagaaaggaaatactCCCCAAGTCTTTTGATAGTGCAGAAGAGGTTGTTCAGAGTTCTTCGACAGTTGATAAGGAGATTTGTGCACTAGATGCTGAAATGGGCAGTTCGGCAGGTAGTAATGATAACCAGAACAAAAATGATATTTTTGATTGGGAAGGTGATATGGAAATCTCTAGAGATAATTATGGTTATGGCCAGAAAAGATACTCTAGAGATTTTCTGTTAACATTTGCTCAGAGCTGCGTTAATCTGCCTGAAGGTTTTAAGATTGGGTCTGATATTCATGATGCAATAATAAACGTTGGTAGTGAACATAATCCAAACCGGGAAAGGACAAAAGATCGAGTTTCAACTATTTCTCAAGCTAACCGTCATATGGGCAGCAACAAGCTTAATGACAATAACTGGAGAAAATTGCATCCTCCTTTTTCTGGACGCGATCCACTTTCTGGGCGTGGATCTTCAAGAAATGGCTCACAAAACCAGTTGCCCAACCAGTATAATGGTGAGATCCTCTCCAGAGCTATGAAAGAAGTAGCATGTCAGCGCAGCATGTCACGTGGTTCTGTTGATCAGAGGTGGCAACATAGAACTAATCAGGCTATGTCATCTCCATCTCAGGTATCTATGCCAGTTATGCACAAAGCTGAGAAAAAATATGAAATTGGTAAGGTATCTGATGAGGAAGAGGTAAAGCAAAGGCAGTTGAAAGCAATTCTCAATAAGTTGACCCcacaaaattttgaaaaacttttCGAGCAGGTCAAAGCTTTGAATATTGATAACATTATTACACTTAGCGGTGTCATTTCTCAGATATTTGACAAGGCCTTGATGGAACCCACTTTCTGTGAGATgtatgctagtttttgtttttcaTTAGCTGGTGAACTGCCAAATTTTGTGAAGGATGATGAGAAAATCACCTTTAAGAGACTTCTTTTAAATAAATGCCAAGAAGAATTTGAAAGAGGGGAGCGAGAGCAAGCTGAAGCTGAGAAGGCTGAAGAAGAGGGTGGAATGAAACAATCTGAAAATGAGAGGGAAGAGAAACGACTCCGAGCACGGAGGCGCATGCTAGGGAACATCCGTTTAATTGGggaactttacaaaaaaaagatgtTGACTGAGAGAATAATGCATGAATGCATAAAAAAGCTACTGGGTGAGTACCAACACCCAGATGAGGAAGATCTAGAGGCATTATGCAAATTGATGAGCACGATAGGGGAGATGATTGACCATATCAGGGCAAAGGTGCATATGGATTTTTATTTTGACATTATACATAAGCTATCTGCAAATTCGAAGTTATCATCCCGTATAAGATTTATGCTGGAAGATGTGATTGATCTTAGAAACAACAAGTGGAGGCAGAGAAGGAAAGTTGAAGGGCCAAAGAAGATTGAGGAGGTTCGAAGGGATGCTGTGAAACAGAAAATGAGCCAATCAACTAGGGTAGGTTCTTCCCCTAACTATAACTCATCTGCTAGCTCCATTAGCTCATCAGCAAGACCAGGGCCTCCACCAGATTATGGTGTTCGAGGATCTTCTGCTTCTCATGGATCCTCTCAGGTTCGTGTATATGGATCCCAGAATGTTAATCTGGATACAAGATACCAGACTTCAAACAGAGCCATGTCAGTCCCACTTCATCAAAGGCGATCTGATAAATCCATTCGACTTAGTCCTCAAGGTGACTTGGGAAGAGAAATGTCAATTTGTGGGAAGCCACCAGCTTCAAATGACATTTTGCCAGAGGTTCCTTTGAATAGTCATCATGGTCAAACATTAAAAAGCTCGAGACAAAGTTCATTTACGGGATCAACAAGTAACCAAACAAATTATCAAGCCACTGCCGGTGCTCCTAAAATTCAGTCCTGGGGAACTGCAGATCATGCTTTGCCTATACTAGTGACCACTGCCAGCCCTGTCGGGCAAATGCATACACCCTCCACTGCCATGAATGATATTTGTTATGAAGCAATAATATTACCGGAAGAGATTCTTCAAGAAAAAGCAATATTAACTATAAAAGAGTTCTACAG TGCCAAGGACGAGAAGGAGGTGGGCCTGTGCATGAAGGAACTGAACGCCCCCAGCTTTTACCCTTCACTTGTATCGCTCTGGATCAACGACTCGTTTGAAAGGAAAGACCTTGAGAGGGAGCTCCTGGCCAAACTTTTGGTGAACTTGTGCAAGTCCCAGGAGAGCTTGCTGAGCCAGACAGTGCTACTCCAGGG GTTCCAGAATGTTCTTTCAACCTTGGAAGATGCGGTGACCGATGCTCCGAAGGCGACTGAGTTCCTGGGCCGGATATTCGCCAAGGTCATACTGGAGGACGTGTTGTCGCTGACGGAGATCGGGGTGCTGCTGCAGGACGGTGGGGAGGAGCCGGCGTCGGACCAAAGGCTTGCATCCGAGGTTCTAGGGAGCATGCTGGAGTCGATAAGGGTGGAGAGGGGCGACTCCGCCGTGGACGAGATCCGTGCCAGGTCCAACCCACACCCGGAGAACCTCAGGCAGCCTGGCCTGTGCGCCTGA
- the LOC119365080 gene encoding casein kinase II subunit beta-1-like, whose product MQRDRGVSAAAGGAGERKRIGEAMDRSSPSTSWGFSGGRERDRIAAGKQPEVPRSGGGSTAMSKGKLSDGESDTDSEESDLSGSDGEDTSWISWFCSLRGNEFFCEVDDDYIQDDFNLCGLSGQVPYYEYALDLILDVESSHGDMFTEEQNELIESAAEMLYGLIHVRYILTSKGLAAMLDKYKNYDFGRCPRVHCSGQPCLPVGQSDIPRSSNVKIYCPKCEDLYYPRSKYQSNIDGAYFGTTFPHLFLMTYPHLKPQKPSQQYVPKVFGFKLHKP is encoded by the exons ATGCAGAGGGACCGAGGCGTCTCGGCGGCGGCTGGGGGCGCTGGCGAAAGGAAGCGGATAGGAGAGGCGATGGACAGGTCCTCCCCGTCGACGTCCTGGGGGTTCTCCGGCGGCCGCGAGAGGGACCGGATCGCCGCCGGGAAGCAGCCGGAGGTGCCCCGCTCCGGCGGCGGATCCACCGCCATGTCCAAGGGCAAGTTATCCGATG GAGAATCAGATACTGACAGTGAAGAATCAGATCTCAGTGGTTCTGATGGAGAAGATACATCGTGGATTTCATGGTTCTGTAGCTTGCGAGGCAATGAGTTTTTCTGTGAAGTTGATGACGATTACATACAAGACGATTTCAATCTCTGTGGGCTAAGCGGTCAAGTTCCATATTATGAATATGCTCTTGATCTGATATTGGATGTCGAGTCTTCACATG GTGATATGTTCACAGAAGAGCAGAATGAACTTATTGAATCAGCTGCTGAGATGCTTTATGGATTGATTCATGTTCGATATATTCTTACAAGTAAAGGGTTGGCTGCAATG TTGGATAAATACAAGAATTATGACTTTGGCAGATGTCCAAGAGTGCACTGCAGCGGCCAGCCATGCCTTCCAGTTGGCCAGTCGGACATTCCTCGTTCTAGTAATGTGAAAATTTACTGCCCAAAGTGTGAAGATCTCTACTATCCGAGATCCAAATATCAAAGCA ACATTGACGGAGCTTACTTTGGGACAACGTTTCCTCACTTGTTTCTGATGACGTACCCACATTTGAAGCCCCAGAAACCGTCACAGCAGTACGTCCCCAAGGTTTTTGGCTTCAAACTTCATAAGCCATAA